A DNA window from Maribellus comscasis contains the following coding sequences:
- a CDS encoding ankyrin repeat domain-containing protein: MAKSKNSANILLINTFLILTTVVLFACSGGKKEKNSPTSPSEKQQQITQKQTESTHTILPSASNGDFEKVKEFLEKGADVNEKDGDGRTALMYASFNGYKQIVEELLKYNADVNLTDINGRSALMFAASGPFPGTVKILLEKDAEPNIQDKVEHFTAFMFSAAEGQLENIKILLEYGANPNLKDVDGEDALMFAQNNGHTKVVDYLKSL, encoded by the coding sequence ATGGCTAAAAGCAAAAATTCTGCAAATATTTTATTGATAAATACGTTTTTGATTCTGACAACTGTTGTTTTATTTGCTTGTTCCGGAGGGAAAAAAGAAAAAAACAGTCCAACCTCGCCTTCAGAAAAACAACAGCAAATAACGCAAAAGCAAACTGAATCAACACATACAATATTGCCTTCTGCAAGCAACGGTGACTTTGAAAAAGTAAAAGAATTTCTTGAAAAAGGTGCTGATGTTAATGAAAAAGATGGAGACGGTCGCACAGCGCTCATGTATGCATCTTTCAATGGCTACAAGCAGATTGTTGAAGAGCTTTTAAAATACAATGCAGATGTTAACTTAACAGATATAAACGGGCGTTCAGCATTGATGTTTGCTGCTTCAGGTCCTTTTCCTGGAACTGTAAAGATTCTCCTTGAAAAAGATGCAGAGCCTAATATTCAGGACAAAGTGGAACATTTCACGGCTTTTATGTTTTCAGCAGCCGAGGGACAACTTGAAAACATTAAAATTCTTTTGGAATATGGTGCAAATCCAAACTTAAAGGATGTTGACGGAGAAGATGCGCTGATGTTCGCTCAAAATAATGGTCACACCAAGGTAGTGGACTATTTAAAAAGTCTTTAA